The nucleotide window GAATTTATAATCGGCAACGACTGCGCCGGGATTGCGCATGGCGCCAGTCTGGCTGTCACTGTGGCAGCCCCAGCAGTAAAGCAGTTCGTTCTGCGGCGAACCGGCGGTCGGGGTCCAACCGGAGAGGTGGGAGAAGTCGTTGTTGGCCGGGTTGTAGTTGGCCGGGTCGTTCATGTAGTTTGCTGCGCCGGTGGAGGTGTGGCACTTCTCGCAGGTGGCGCGGTTGCCGGTACCCTGAGTCTGATCCCAGTTGTAGTGCACCCAGGCGGCGCCGCTGGTTTCGTCAACGCCGGCAGCCTTGCGGGCAGTGATGGCAGCAGCACCGGAAAGGCCTGTTCCGGCGGTGTCCTTCTGTGTTGCAATTTTGCCGGCATGACCCGATGTGGCCCATTCATCCTGGATGTCCACATTGGCCTGGTGAAGGTTGTGGCAATCGGCGCAGGGGGTGTCGGACTTGGTACGAACGACATAGCCTTCGATGATGGCAGTGGTGGTCGGGTTGTCGTAATGGCTGTCTGAGATGGTACGTGCGTAATTTACGACGCTGCCGTCATGGTAGTTGCCTACCAGGGCGCCGGTGCTGTCGGTCAGCGTGTGGCAGGAGGTGCAGACGTCATATTGATCGACTTTGCCGTTTGCGTTGGGGTCCCAGGCAACTTTTGCGCCGGATACGTAGGTATTGACCGGGCGCAGGCCGTTGTGGGAGTCGTGGCAGACGATACAGCCGACGCCGGCTGCCGACACGGTCGGTTGAACCGGGTTCCAGACAGCCGTCTGATTGGCGACGAGTACTGGTTGGCTGCCGGTCCAGCCGGCAGCTGCGCCGGCAATTGCGCCGTCCGTGGCGTGGCAGCGCTGGCAGGTGCCGGTGGTGTGGCCTGAGGCGGTGCCGTGGGCGCCGGCGGTGTAGTCGGCCACCAGGTTGGGGTTGTTCTGGCTGTGGCAGCTGGTGCACTGGTTCAGATAGAAAGTCTTGCCGTCAAGAACCGTAACCGTGGCGGTAGCGGTTTGGGTCACACCGTTGGAGACTGCCGAAAGCTTGGCGGTGTAGGTACCGGCAGCATTGGCATACACGGTGGTGCTGGAAGCGTTGGGGGTGCCGAAGATCAGAGCGGTGCCGCTGTTGTTGCTCCAGGTATAGGCGATGGAACCCTGGTTGCTGGTGGCGGAGCCGACCAGGTTGACGGCATAGGCGGCGCCGGGGGCATTGAGCGTTACGTTGCTGCCTGCGGACACGTCAAAGACCGGAATCAGCGAGAAGGTAGCCGATACTGTCTTGTTTGCCTGCAGGTTGGTAAAAGAAACCAGTTTCGAACCGGGCGCGAATCCGAGCGGGTTGTCGGTCACGGTGCCGTCAGCCGGATCGAATGCGGAGATTTGATAGCCGGGATTGGGCAGGATCACGATCTGGCGGGCCGATCCCGCCGGGACGTTGGTCAGCGACTCGAAGGTATCCTCGCGGACTGCACCGCTGCCGGTGGCTGAGGTTGTGATGTTGACGGTCTTGGTGGCGAAATAGGCCACCATGTAGCGGGTGGATTTGGCGGCATCATAGGGGGCAACATACTTGCCGTTGCCGTTGGGCGCGGCCTGGAGTCCGTCCAGAGTGACGCGGGATATCGTATATCCCACCGCCGGGCTGACAGCATACTCGCCGCTGTCCTGTCCAGCCACATAGGTCTGGGTTCCGGAGGGGGTGATGGTGCCCTGGCCGGTGGTGGATGTCTTCGCGTTCACGGACCAGGCATTGGCAAAGGCCGGCAGCGCGAGCAGCGTAGTCATGACCATAAGGGATTTCTTAAACATTGGCACTCCTTTCACATATTTTGTTTAAATTGGTGTGACCCCGAGGGTGTCCGGAGCACGCTCCGAATCAGGCCGTGTCCGGAACCCCTGGAAATGCATGGTGACGATTAGGGGGTCTCGCTGCCTTTGGCATGGCAGGTCAGACAGAGCGAAGAACCGGCCTGGTCGGAGTAAACGAAATAGTTCAGACCACCCTGGGAGTTGGTGGCGTTGTCTTTGTTGTGGACGTCGTGGCAGGTTGCGCAGGTCATGGTTTCGCCATTGAGCAGCACGTCCTTGACCGTCAGGGTGGAGTTGTTGTTGTTGCTCTTGAAGGTGCGGCCCAGAGCGGGGAAGAGTCCGCCGCCGATGTCGGCAGCCTGGGCTTCGTTGTAGTTGAATCCGATCGGATGGTCATTGCTGAAGTCGGCACTGCCGCTGGTTGCCTTGCCGATGGCTGCACCATTCCAGCTGTCGCTCTGGAGACGTGCGTTGGTGTTGCCGCCGACGCTGCCATAGTGCTGGTCAGCAGCGACCACGCCGTCGTGGCAGCTCATGCAGAGACGGCTTGGTCCCTTGAGGGGATCTTCGATGTTGGCTTGGAGCGTGGGGGACTGATAGGGAATCCAGTTGTTTATGTACTGAGTGTACTGGTGGGACCAGAGCGGCTGTTGTTCGTTGTTGGTCGGGTCGGGCATGGCGTGGTGAGGCGTGTGGCAGAAGGCGCAGACGCGGCCCTGGGCATCCTTGGTGAGGCCGGTGATAGTATTCATGTCATGGGCCGAGCCGACAACACCTGTCCCGGGGGCGGTACCGGCAATTGCGGCTCCGGCGGCAAAAGAAGCGAGGAAGATTGCTGCGAGAATTTTGCTTTTCATGTTTGTCTTCTCCTTTGTATTGTTGTTTTGCTGCCTGAGTGACTGATACTTCCTGCCTGAAAACGTCCTGCCTCCTCCTTTCGTTTAATTTTAAAAAAATAATTAATTTTTATTAAAGCAATGGCCGTGCCATTTTTGAAGCAACGCTTTCGCAACCACTCATTCGCGCAGTCGATATCCTGCAATGAAGCCAGTGACTGATCCGATCGATGTTACGAATTGGGAACATGTCGGTGCTATCACGCCATGGTCCCCAGTGGCTGATCCCGGAGGCTACCATCCCATTCCCAGGGTCTTTCTGCGGATCCTGCGGGAGGTTATTGCCAGCGGAAGAAGGTTGTTGTGCTTTTCCAGCACCTCTTCCAGGGAAGAGCCGTCATTGATGATGATGTCGTCTATGCCGAGTGGCGTTTCGGCAAACATCCGCCCGTTCGTGCATTCATAGACAAGGACTTGGTATGTCTGGCCTTCGTGGTTCATGTGCCCTTTGTGCACCAGTTTCTTCTTGGCCATGGCCCCCTCCGAGCATGTGATGAGCCTGCCCGCAATCGAACAGGGCAGGAGATGTGCTTAAAGAGCACTAATGATGCCATCATGTTCGAGCCTGCTTTTGATGGGGGAGATGAGGGGCGTTACAGGCGAAGCAGCGTGGGGGGAAGCTGAAAAGTGGTTTCCGGTGTTACGAAATGGGAACAAAAACGGCGATAGGACGGTATCGATGAGAGGGGCAGACAACGTGAGCCGGAGGGGAGGAAGAACGCTCGATGTTACGTTTTGGGAACAACCCGGTGTTTAGACGGTGAGACCGGGGAGAGGCAGGCCGAGGTTAAGTTGAGCTATCTTCACATTTGAGGACACACCTTATATCCTAACGGACCAGGAGGGTGTGTCATGAGAATGAACCGAAAATACGATGCCGAGTTTAAAGCTGAAGCGGTGAAGCTGGTTTTGGAAGACAACCGCACCATTCGCGAAGTTGAAAGCAGTCTCGGGATCACGCATGGAGTCTTAAAAGGATGGATCCGGAAACACCGTGACCAGCAGGATCCGGCTATAGCCAGTCAAATATCTGCCGAAGCAGAGCTTAAGCAACTCCGCAAAGAGAACGAGCAACTCCGTCGGGAGCGTGAAATCCTAAAAAAAGCTGTGGCCATCTTCTCAACGGATCCGCATCGTTATTCGGGTTCATAACCGAGCACCGCTCCGAATTCGGAGTGAAGGAGATGTGCCGAGTTCTGGGAGTGACTCGGAGTTGGTACTACGCCCATGCGGCCGGCCGAGTAACGAATCGGCAGCGCGAAGACCAGGCGTTGTTGCCAACGATCAAATCAGCCTTCGAAGAGAGCGACAAAACATATGGCGCGAAACGGATTACCCATAACCTACGGCAGTTAGGGCGGCGCGTCGGTAAAAACCGCATCTGGCGCCTGATGCGAGAAAACGGCCTTAAAGTCAAGACGACGCGGAAGTTCAAGGTTACAACGAATTCAGATCACAAGCGTCCTGTAGCGGACAATCTGGTGAAGCGTCAATTCTCCGCTGACGCTCCCAATCGGCTCTGGACCGGCGACATAACGTACATTGAAACGGTCCAGGGCTGGCTGTACTTGGCAGTGGTCCTCGATGTATTCTCCCGCCGGATCGTGGGCTGGAGCATGAACAAACGCATGACGGATGATCTTGTTATAGCTGCCCTTACCAATGCGATAGTCAGGCGTCGGCCGTCACCAGGATTCATCTTTCACACGGATCGTGGTTCGCAATATTGCAGCAAACGGTTTCGTGCCGTGGTCGGGAAAGCAGCTGGCATCCAAAGCATGAGCGGAACCGGATGCTGCTATGACAATGCAATTACGGAGACCTTTTTCTCCACATTGAAGAGAGAACTGATTTACCACTGCTCCTTCACGACCCGGCAAGAAGCACAGAGCCGGATATTTCGTTACATCGAAGGTTTCTACAACCGCAAGAGGATTCACTCTGCGATTGGCTATCTCACTCCTGAACAGTTTGAGCAGCAGGAGCTAAAGATGGCAGCATAGAATTTTGAGTGTGTCCTCTATTGCGAAGACAGGTCAAGGTTGAGGATTTTTCCTTAGCCTCAACCTTAACATCAACCTGGTCCTAATAAGCCGGGTAGGGCTGGGGGCCGGTATGGCAGGCGCCGTTGACCAGACAGGTCCTGCTCGTCGCGTTGTAGGCGGTGCCGGCCACCAGATTGGCTCCGGCATAGATCTTGTCGAAATTGATCAGGTGGCCGGCATTGATGGAGTCGGCGCCGGTACTGGCGGGTATGCCGTGGGGATCGTGACAGTTGGAGCAGGAGGCTTTTTTGTTGTGCTGTTGCATATGGGAGCGGTGCAGGTTTGCCGATGAAGAGTTGTTCATGAGGTAGAATTCGTCATGACACCGGTAACAAAGGGGATAGGTGATGGCGAGGGAAGGGAAGGTATCGCTGTTCTGACCGCGCAGCATGTGCGGTTCGTTGGAGCCGTGCGGATCATGGCAGTCGTTGCAATAGATCCTGATCATCTTTGCCTGGTATTGGCTCAGCAGGCTGCGCCCGTTTCCCTTGCGGTCGACCGTAATGGGATGGAACGAGGGATTGGCGGGATTAAAGCGCTCGCTCTCGTCGTAGGAGCTGAAGAGGCGGGCCGGAAGCTGGGCGGAGAGGCTGGTGAAGTAATCGGAACTCGCCCCGGAATGACACCGGTAACAGATCTCGTACTCATAGCGCGCTACTGCCACTACTGCCGTGCCGGACATATCCACCCCCCGCACCCCGTACAGCGGGCCGTTGACATTCGGAGCAACGGACGCGGGGCCGAGTCGCGGAAAGGGATCGCCGAGCGGGAAGCCCTGCGATCCTGCCTGGTGTGGATTGTGGCAATCGACGCATTCCACATGTTTCCTGTTCAGATTGAGCGGCAACGTCTCATTGGGCTCATGGGTGCCGTAGTAAGCCTGGACCGGATGCCGGTAGAGGGACGAGTTGAATTTGCTCCAGATGTCGCCATAGGGGGCCTCGCGATGGCATGAGATATAGCAGTTGGTCTCCTCTCCGGCGCCCGCCACCGGCAACTTCAGCAGATACTCCGCTTTTTGCGCGTTGTGCGGAAGGTGGCAGCTGGTGCAGCCATCGGCCGCCACTTTGCCCGACACGCCGGCAAGTCCCCCGCCGGTGCGGTGGGCATTGTCCGGGTTGCTCCAGCCCTGCTTGTTGTGGCACTCGGTGCAGAGCGCATCATGCTGGACGCTCACGTCCCTGACCAGAAAGTTGCCGTACTGGTTGTTGTGCGGCTCGTGGCACGAGGTGCATTCCACGTATTGACCCTGCTCCAGTTTGATTCCCCTGGATTGCAGCGTCAGCGGATCGTTCAATTCCTGGTTGATGCCGTAGGAGTAGCCGAATGAAATGGGATGGTCGTCGGAAAGATCGGTTCCGAGGTTCGGGTTTTTCCGGGGATCGCTTTCCTGGGGCATGTCCCGGAAAGCCCGGAGCCCGGGATCGAGGACATAATCCCTGGCCAGGTGTCCGAGCGCAATTGTGCCGTCGTGGCAGCTCAGGCAGAGGCGCGAAGTTCCCATGGGCTGCTGGGGGTTGGCCTTGATCGTCGGCGATTTGTACGGCACGTAGACTGTCAGGGAGGAAACCTCGCGGCTCCACAACGGGGTGACGGAGGTGGCATGATGGGGGGTGTGGCAGAAAACGCAGATCCTGGTTTCCGTGGCGGATTTGATGTCGTGGGCCCCGCCGCCGCCGCTGGCGGAGAGGTTGTGCGGAGTTTGCGCGATGTCCCGGCTGAGGGGTTTTGCCAGCCCGGCGCCGGAGGAAAGCATGCCCATGATGACTGCCGCGAATACGAGAAGGGGTCTGCCGATATTCATGTGTTCACCGCCGTTCGTCAGATGGGCCGGTACCATCCGCCGTCTGCCTGTCTGCTGCATTGTCCTCTTGTCCGGGGGAAGCATCCCCGGCATCCAGGTACTTGAACACCTGTATCCTGCGGTTGTAGGAGTCTGCCACGAAGATGGTGTCGTTTCTGTCGATGTAGATGCCGGCCGGCATCCAGAACTGGCCGTTGGCAGTGCCGTTGCTGCCGAAGGTCAGCAGCAGGTCGCCCCGGTCGTTGAATATCTGGACCGCATCGAGCAGGGCATCGCAGACATAGATGTTGCCTTTGCTGTCCACCGCGACCCCCTTGGGCTTGGCAAAGCTGCCGCCGCTGTCGCCGGGGCTTCCGAAGCTCTTCAGGTAAGCGCCCTGAGGGGAAAAGATCGATATGCGGGAATTCAGCGAGTCGGTCACATACAGCAGGCCATGCTCGTCCACGAACAGGTCGGTCGGAAAGTTGAACTGACCCGGCCCGTCTCCGCGGCGGCCGATGCTGAAGCACTGTTTGCCGCGCACATCATAGGCCGCCACCTGATGCTCGGTGGTATTGCTGACATACAGCAGCTGGTTGACCCTGTTGTAGGCGATGCCGGTCGGCCGGCCGAAATCGTAGACAACGAAAGGCTCCAGCAGTTGTCTCCTCAGACTGTACCGGTAGATCGTTCCGGCTCCCGAGTCGGTGATATACAGATTCTCCGCATCATCCATGGCGATTCCTATCGGCGAGCGGAGTATTCCTTCACCGATAACAGAGTAGGCATTTTCCCTGCTGTCCATGACATGGAGCCGCGCCTGGCTGACATCCGCGATGAACAGGCGCTGCTGCTCGTCGGACAACACTCCGTACGGCTTGCCTATATGCGTATCCGGTTCCCCGGTGAAGAATTCAGCGAATCGTTTCCAGAAACCCTTGCGTATGGAGGCATCGTGATAGTCCCGGATGCTTCTCACCCAGGCAATGCGGGGTTTTACGGCAGGCCATTGCAGGTCCCGATCCGACAGGGGGGCTGCTGCAGGGGGGGCGGATGCGCAGGAGGCCAGCAAAAGCGGAATGAAGAGCAGTACGGCGCCGAAGCCTTTCCATGACCGAAAATGTACGCTCACCGATCTGTTGATTGACATGTGTGCTCCTTAAAAGGCCCGGATCAGATGAAGCCGGATGGACTGATCCGCTGTGGAGGTTCCCGGCAGTATTTTCCAATTCATCTGGGACACAAGCGACAGGGAGAGTTTGCCGTAACTCCAGCGCAGGTTGGCCCCCAGGCAGATATCGTCCCTGTCGACCGTATCCCCGCGAAGATTAATGTATTTTGTCGTCAATATCAATTGCGCGGTGCTGAAGAGCAGGGAACTGTACGTTCCCCCGGCAGAGAAGCTGGTGACTTTACTCTCCGGCAGCTGGACATCGCTGATGGGGGGCTTGGATACGGTATAGGAATCGGTCAGGTACAGTGCCAGAGAGCTGCGGTAAAAATTCTTGGTGTACCGTACGAAACCTAATATCGTCTGATGCCTGTCGATATCAGAATCTATGTTTTCGTATTCGCCGCCATACGAGAAGAAGTTGTACTTGCCCTCGAATCCCAGGAAATAGCGTATATCGTTGGTCAGGCGGACATTGTCGGCTCTCCCCGATATCAGGTTCTGATTGGAGGCGGACCAACTGCCGGTGAGGCTGTAGGTGTTTCTGAACAGCGTCAGGTTGAAGCCCACCCTCTGGCTGTTGGTGGAATACTTTATCTGCGGATTGGCCTGGTATGAGTAGGAGATGAAAAGGGCATTGCCCGGATTTATTTCCGATCCCGGGAGGATGACTATCAGGGTCGTAAGCCCTGATTGCCTGATGGCGTAATCCACATTCGGCACATACGGCAGCAGCCGGATTCGCGGGTCGGCGTTGGTGACAATGATCGTTTCGGGCAGCACCGCCATGTTGCGCAGGGGGATGTCGGTAAACAGGCTCGGAATCTGGGGGTCGGTAGCGGCGGTATGCGCTTCATTCAGTACCGCTACGGTACTGTTCAACAGGGATCGGTCAGTCACCTGATACTGTTCGATAAAATTGAGCCGGAGCTTCGAATCTGAGGGGAGATCCTTCTGGTAGAGCAGATCGATGGCGCCGATCACGTTTTGCTCGCTCCCCCCGATCAGCCTGTCCTTGCTGAACTCTCCGTTCAGCACCGTTGAAAGACTGTTAAAGAGTCGATGCTGGAGCCACAGCCTGCTATCCTGGTGATTCTCCGTTCCGACGGTGCCGTCGCGGTTTGTATAGAGGAAGCTGGCACCGCTCGTGAGGGCTTTTCCTAAAGGCCACAAGAACTGTTCGTCCAGTGTCACGGTTTTGAAATCCTGGTCCGGGGTAGCGACCTCTTCCCGCAACTCCACTCTGCTGGACAATACACGCCCCGGCACGGTTTCGGACAGACGAAGCTGATTGTGCAGGGTCATACTGGAGGTTCTGTTTTCGGATTCGATGCCGCCGTCTTTCGGCTTGGAGGTGACCCGCAGGATAGAAATCAGCATATCCGTATCTGAAACGGGCATCCTGTGGTTCAGACTCAAGGTTGCGGTGTCGCTCGTCTGTGCGCGGCCGCCGGTTCCCGTTTCGGAGGTTTCCGAGG belongs to Geobacter sp. SVR and includes:
- a CDS encoding 6-bladed beta-propeller, with amino-acid sequence MSINRSVSVHFRSWKGFGAVLLFIPLLLASCASAPPAAAPLSDRDLQWPAVKPRIAWVRSIRDYHDASIRKGFWKRFAEFFTGEPDTHIGKPYGVLSDEQQRLFIADVSQARLHVMDSRENAYSVIGEGILRSPIGIAMDDAENLYITDSGAGTIYRYSLRRQLLEPFVVYDFGRPTGIAYNRVNQLLYVSNTTEHQVAAYDVRGKQCFSIGRRGDGPGQFNFPTDLFVDEHGLLYVTDSLNSRISIFSPQGAYLKSFGSPGDSGGSFAKPKGVAVDSKGNIYVCDALLDAVQIFNDRGDLLLTFGSNGTANGQFWMPAGIYIDRNDTIFVADSYNRRIQVFKYLDAGDASPGQEDNAADRQTADGTGPSDERR
- a CDS encoding cytochrome c3 family protein; protein product: MNIGRPLLVFAAVIMGMLSSGAGLAKPLSRDIAQTPHNLSASGGGGAHDIKSATETRICVFCHTPHHATSVTPLWSREVSSLTVYVPYKSPTIKANPQQPMGTSRLCLSCHDGTIALGHLARDYVLDPGLRAFRDMPQESDPRKNPNLGTDLSDDHPISFGYSYGINQELNDPLTLQSRGIKLEQGQYVECTSCHEPHNNQYGNFLVRDVSVQHDALCTECHNKQGWSNPDNAHRTGGGLAGVSGKVAADGCTSCHLPHNAQKAEYLLKLPVAGAGEETNCYISCHREAPYGDIWSKFNSSLYRHPVQAYYGTHEPNETLPLNLNRKHVECVDCHNPHQAGSQGFPLGDPFPRLGPASVAPNVNGPLYGVRGVDMSGTAVVAVARYEYEICYRCHSGASSDYFTSLSAQLPARLFSSYDESERFNPANPSFHPITVDRKGNGRSLLSQYQAKMIRIYCNDCHDPHGSNEPHMLRGQNSDTFPSLAITYPLCYRCHDEFYLMNNSSSANLHRSHMQQHNKKASCSNCHDPHGIPASTGADSINAGHLINFDKIYAGANLVAGTAYNATSRTCLVNGACHTGPQPYPAY
- a CDS encoding cytochrome c3 family protein, coding for MKSKILAAIFLASFAAGAAIAGTAPGTGVVGSAHDMNTITGLTKDAQGRVCAFCHTPHHAMPDPTNNEQQPLWSHQYTQYINNWIPYQSPTLQANIEDPLKGPSRLCMSCHDGVVAADQHYGSVGGNTNARLQSDSWNGAAIGKATSGSADFSNDHPIGFNYNEAQAADIGGGLFPALGRTFKSNNNNSTLTVKDVLLNGETMTCATCHDVHNKDNATNSQGGLNYFVYSDQAGSSLCLTCHAKGSETP
- a CDS encoding IS3 family transposase; translation: MTEHRSEFGVKEMCRVLGVTRSWYYAHAAGRVTNRQREDQALLPTIKSAFEESDKTYGAKRITHNLRQLGRRVGKNRIWRLMRENGLKVKTTRKFKVTTNSDHKRPVADNLVKRQFSADAPNRLWTGDITYIETVQGWLYLAVVLDVFSRRIVGWSMNKRMTDDLVIAALTNAIVRRRPSPGFIFHTDRGSQYCSKRFRAVVGKAAGIQSMSGTGCCYDNAITETFFSTLKRELIYHCSFTTRQEAQSRIFRYIEGFYNRKRIHSAIGYLTPEQFEQQELKMAA
- a CDS encoding transposase, whose protein sequence is MRMNRKYDAEFKAEAVKLVLEDNRTIREVESSLGITHGVLKGWIRKHRDQQDPAIASQISAEAELKQLRKENEQLRREREILKKAVAIFSTDPHRYSGS